The nucleotide window GCAGATTTGAATGGTCCTCTGGATTTCTGCGTAACGAGACTTGACCGGGAGCGCAATCAGCACCTCGTCGAGCTCCTGCCCCATCAGAAAGCGCTCCAACCCGTCGAGCGAGCAGAGCGGGGATATCGAGTTGCCTGGCTCAATGTCAGAATCGACGAAACCGAGGAAATTGACCTCACCGTTTCCCTCCGACTTGATGAGTGTGCGGAGCTCCTGGCCGCGAGGCCCTGCTCCTACGATGAGCAGCGTCCGTGAGGTGCGGCCCAAAGATCCCGTCGTGGAGCGCAGGACCGCCCGCCAGGCGAGCATGAGCCCAGTGCCGAGCGCCAGGAAGGGCAAGAGCAGGTCGATGTGAAAGGCGCCGGACTTGCTGGTCAACGGGAAAATTACCGCGATCAGGGTCCCGAGCGAGGTGGCGCCGAATACCCGGAGGGCCTCGCTCTTCCGACTCTTGACATGGACCCAGTCGTATAGCCCCGCCCAGCGACAGCTCAGGTACCAGGAATTGGCAAAGATGACCGCGAGCAGGCAGTTCTTGACGGTAAGCCGAGCACCGAGGAAGTCATCGAGGCCGGTCGGCAGCCGGCCCAGGTTATCGATTACAAACAGCCCGATCAGCGCCCCCAGCGCAATAACCGTGTCGTAGCTCCGACAGAGTTTGAGATACAGCCTGACGGCGGCATTTTGGTGCTCAGCGCTCGAGGGCGCGCGTACTCGTTCCGGGGTGGGGACACTCAGCCGCGGCCTGAGAGGCGGAGAGAGAGTCATGACTCATCCCGGCGGTTGTCCCTACCGTTCCGCAGTGAGGCGGCGTCAGCGCGCGCCTGAACTCTCCGTGGAGGCGAGCACGACAATTGAGCAGGAGGACCAGATCTGGCAGGCGCCCGAGGTCTCATCGAGTCTTCATAAAGAGCTGAATATCCTAGTCAGTGCCCTCCTGCTTTCAGGGGGCGCCCCATTGTTCAATTGCGCTACGCCCCGACTCGGCGTGCGGCTTGCCCTTCAGCATCACGGACGTTGCAGAACGGAAGGTCTTCGGTGTAATTCTGCTGGCCACCACGATTTCTGGAGAAGAAGTTGTTACGGATCCCGTTGGGTAACATGGGCAGCTTTTGCCCAGCCAAGTGGGCCCACACAATACTGTTGCTTTGCCTCAACGTACGGGGGAGCGCGTCTTATCCACGGCCGCCTCGGCCTATTAGTCACTAAATGCACGTGACGCCATGACTTGCGCCACCTTGACCGAGTAGCTAATTGCTGGCCTTAAGCTTGCCACGTAGGCGCGCCGTCGAGTGCGGGTCCCTGCCGGCGTAGCACATCGCCTACATCCTGAGGTCGCGATGGGGCCGAATACGAAGTCCATCCCCCTGACGTAGAGAGCACCCTGTGGCCGAGGCAGGTCCGTTGAAGCAGACTGGAGCAGCCCATGGACTCCGCAGTCATTTCGAGAGCCCGGACCTCGAGCGTCTACGCTCCACGATGCGCTGTCTCACCGTCCAGGGCATATCGGTCAGCCCCTGGCAGTGGTTGCGCAGTGTGCTCCGGAGCGTTCGAGCGCTGACCGACTCGGATAAGGCTGCGCTGTACTATTGGGCGCCGGGACAGGGGCCGGCGGCGTACGGGGAAGGAGTGAGCCAGGAGGCCCTCAATGCCTACTTGAAGCGGTTCGCTGCCCTGGATCCCGCCCGCAATCGCGCGCTCGCGTCGGGGCTGGAGGTATGGAGTTCCAGTCAGGTGCTCGATCACTGGGAACTGGAGCGAAGCGAATATTACCGCGCCTTCGTGCTTCCCTTCCGGCTCCATGACACGCTCGGCCTCTCGGTCCGCCTACCGGCGCAGCAGGTGGAGATCTTCATCGGGCTCTACGCCGAGCACCCTAGTGCTCCGACACTGATCCAACGGCGACTGAGCCTGCTCGAGGTGATCCTGCCCACCTTTCGCCTGGCCGTCCGGGCGCACCTCGCCGGGGACGATTCGCTGGCGCACCTCGCGTCCGTCATCGACGTGACCGGGCAGGCGCTGGTCCTGTTCGACTTGGAGGGGCGGGAGCTGCGCAACAATCCGGTCATGCGGCGGGTCTTGGCTCAAGACGATCAGCGCGATCTGCTGCAGGGGTACATCCGTCAGGTGGCAGAAGCGGTCATCGCCACCTTGCGGCCGGGAGAAGCCGATCCCAAGGACAACCGATCCGACGGGACCCGGCGGGAAGTCGCCACGACGGTGGCCGCCTACCGGCTGCGAGGGAAGCCGGTCGGACGTAATGCACTCGATCACCCTAGCGCCGTACTGGTCTCCCTCGACCGGGTGGCATTCGAGATCCCGGCGCCCGATTCGCTCCGGGCCCGCTACGGCTTGACGGTCCGAGAACTCCAGGTGGCCTCGCTGCTGATGCATCGGCTCTCGAACAAGGAGATCGCGCGGATGCTGAGCATCAGCCCCCACACCGCCCGCCACCACACCGAGAACGTCCTCACCAAGCTCAAGGTGCGCTCGCGGAAAGCGCTCCGACGCCTGGTTGCCGGGGGGGCACCCGAGCCGGCGACCTGAGCACGCCCTCCCGACCGGCACCTTCAGATCGGCACCGAACGACGCTAGAGTCCAGCACCCTGGAGGGAAGGAAGCCCCCACGTGTCTGCGCTCGAGCGGTCCGGCGCGCTCCGCATTACCTACCGCGTATCGGCGGCCCCGGGAGAGATCGAGTCCCGGGCCGAAGCCCTCCTCCTCGAGCAGACGGTGGAGCTGCCCCGCTCGGCCATTCGCGATAGGGGGATCGCTCAGCACATTCTCGGCCGGGTCGAGCGCATCGAACCTGACGGCCCGGGCCAGTTTCGGGTCGAGATCGTCCAGCCCCTCGCCACGACGGCCCACGATCCCGCCCAGTTGCTCAACGTGATATTCGGCAACAGCTCCCTGCAGGCCGACGTAATGCTCGCCGACGTGGCGCTCCCGGACGAGGCGTCCACCTGGCTACCCGGCCCCCGGCTCGGCATTGCCGGCCTGCGGCGGCTCGCGGACGCGGCGTCCCGACCCCTCGTCGCGACGGCGCTGAAGCCGATGGGACTCGACCCACGGCAGCTCGCCGGCCTGTGCCGCACGTTCGCCCGCGCCGGGATCGACCTGGTCAAGGACGATCACGGGCTGGCCGACCATGCTTTCTCGCCGTTCGAAGGCAGAGTCGAGGCGTGCCTCCGGGCGGTGGAAGACACAGCGGCGGAGACCGGCCATCGTGCGCTCTATGTACCGAACCTCGCGGGGACTCCTGAACGGGTGCTGCGGCAGCTCGAGTTCGCCCGGGCCGCCGGGGCGCCGGCGGTCATGATCTCGCCGATGATCGTGGGGCTTCCGCTGTTGCATCAACTCGCCAGTGCCGCGGAGGGGCTCCCGATCCTCGCCCATCCGGCGCTAGCCGGTGTGCTGCGCGTCGAGGAACCGGTACTATTCGGCAAGCTGTTTCGCTGGTACGGTGCGGACGCCGTCATCTTCCCGCACGCGGGCGGCCGGTTCAGCTACAGCCGGGAGACCTGCAGCCGCCTGGCCGGTGCCCTCAGGGCCCCCAGCCTCCTCGCGCGGCCGGCGTTCCCGATGCCCGCTGGTGGCATCCGACTGGAGCAAGTGCCCGAGCTCCTCACGTTCTACGGCCGGGATTGCATCCTGCTGATCGGCGGCAGCCTGTATGAGGCGGGTGACGCACTCTTCGACCGGACCAAAGCCCTGGTGGACGAAGTAGCCAGAGCCGCGTCCGAAGGACCTGCGGCTGCATGACGATCCATATCAGACAGAGCGACCCGTTCCGCTGGGAAGGAATCGCGGTCTCGTCCTACAAGCCGGGCGGGACGCACTTCGCCGGCATCACCCGGCAACTCCTGTTCGATGGCGGTGAGCGCCTGGGCTGCCAGCTCCGCTACTTCGAGATCCAGCCCCAGGGATACTCCTCCCTCGAGCGCCACCAGCACGAACATGCCGTCATGGTGATCCGGGGTGGGGGCAGAGCCCTGGTGGGTGATCGGATCCTGGATCTCGGGGGTCACGACTTGGTCCGGGTGCCGCCCCTCACCTGGCATCAGTTCCGGGCGACCGGCCCCGAGCCGCTGGGATTCCTCTGCATGGTGGACTGCGCCCGGGACATCCCCGAGCGGCCGGATGACGACGCGCTGGCTCAGCTCCGGGCCGACCCCATCATCGCCGAGTTTCTCCGCCTGTGACCTCCACGCCGGAGCGCCCGCTCTCTATGGCTAGCGCGACCGCGAGCCACCGGTTCGGCTTCGAGACGCGCATGCTCCACGCCGGGCACATCCCGGACGGGCTCACCGGCTCCCGGGCGGTGCCGATCTACCAGACCACCTCCTACGTCTTCGACGACGTGGATACGGCGGCCCAGCTCTTCGAGCTCAAAGAGTACGGCCACATCTACACCCGGATCGGCAACCCGACCACGGCGGTGCTGGAGGAGCGGATCGCCTCGCTGGAGAACGCCACCGGCGCCGTGGCGACGGCGAGCGGCATGGCGGCACAGTTCGTCGCCCTGATGACCCTTCTGGCCCCCGGCGACGAGGTGGTCGCATCGGCGCACCTCTATGGCGGCACGGTCACCCAGCTCACCCATACCTTTCGGAAGCTGTCGGTGGACGTGCGGTTCGTGGATCCGACCGATCTGGGAGCCTGGGAGCGAGCCATCACGCCGCGGACCCGGGCCCTGTATGGCGAGACCATCGGCAACCCCCGGGGGAGCATCCTGGATCTCGGGGCCCTCGCCGCCCTGGCCGAGGCGCACCGGATCCCGCTGGTGATCGACAACACCTTCGCGACGCCGTATCTCTGCCGGCCCATCGACTGGGGTGCGACGATCGTGCTCCACTCCGCCACCAAGTTCATCGGCGGTCACGGGAACAGCATCGGCGGGCTGATCCTGGAATCGGGGAAGTTCGATTACAGCGACTTCCCGACCGTGGCGGCGCCGTCGCCGTCCTATCACGGGCTCCGATTCTACGATACCTTCGGCCACTACGGCTTCCTGATGAAGGCGCGGGCGGAGACGGTGCGGGACACCGGTGCTTGTATCTCGCCCACCAACGCGTTCTTGCTGCTCCAGGGTCTGGAGACGCTGGCGCTCCGGATGGAGCGGCACGTCGCCAATGCGCGCGCGGTGGCGGAGTTCCTCCGCGATCACCCGCGGGTCGCCTGGGTATCCTACGCCGGGCTGGCAGACCACCCCGACCATGCACTCGCTCAGAAGTATCTCGGGGGACGGCCCGGAGCCGTCTTCGCCTTCGGGCTGGATGCCGGCGATGCGCGGGCCGCGGGCCGACGGTTCATCGAGTCACTCCAGCTCTTCTCCCACCTGGCCAACGTGGGTGACGCGCGCAGCCTGGTGATCCATCCCGCCTCGACCACGCACCAGCAGTTGAACGAAGCGGAACTGGAGCGTGCCGGCGTGGCGCCGGAGCTGATTCGATTGTCGGTAGGGCTCGAAACTCTGGAGGATTTGCTGTGGGACCTGGATCAAGCCTTGCGTGCGACATCGGCCTGAACACCGGGCTCACCCCGGCCCAGCGGCGGCGGTATCAGGATGTGACCACGATCCGGCGCGTGCTGGCCGAGAGCCGCACGATCGCCGTCGTCGGCCTTTCCAGCGAGCCGCAGAAGGCCAGCCAATTCGTCGCGAGCTACCTGCAGCACGTAGGCTACCGGATCGTCCCGGTGAACCCCCGTGGTGGCCGGATCCTGGGTGAACCGGTCTACCCGGATCTGGCGGCCGTCCCGGGTGCGCTGGACCTGGTCGTCCTCTTCCGTCCGCCCGCCGAGGCACCTGGCTTCGCACGGCAGGCGGTGGCGCTCGGCGCTCGGGCACTCTGGCTTCAGCTCCGGATCGTGAACTTCGAGGCGGCGGAGCTCGCCCTGGGGGCAGGCCTCGACGTGATCATGGACAAGTGCATCAAGATGGAGCACGGGAGGTTCGCCGGCACGCTGCACTGGGGTGGGATGAACACGGAGATCGTAAGCGCGCGGAAGGGCCGACTCCCTCAACCTCGGAGCCATGCGTGAGCCGGCCACGGGTTCGGAGCCGCGCTACTCTTGACGACCATCCGGCCCGGACGGATACTTGCGCGAGAAGCCGCCTGAAATTCCTACCTAGAGTGGTGTCTTTGCCCTGATCGCTAATCGGTGGGATCAGCCGCCGCGAGGAAATCAGAGGTCCGCTGACTCGCGAGTGCGCCGCGCACCCACGTTCGAACATTATGGCACATGGTCAACCGGGGGATGATTTGGGAACTGAGCTGGTCGGACGAAAGGGGATTGTGCTTGCGGGTGGAACCGGTAGCCGGCTCCGCCCGGTCACCCTGGCTATCTCCAAGCAGCTGCTTCCCATATACGACAAACCGATGATCTACTACCCGCTCTCTACTCTGATGCTGAGCGGCATCCGGGATATTCTCGTCATCTCCACTCCGGAGGACCTGCCGGCGTTTCATCGTCTGCTGGGGGACGGCGAGCGCTGGGGAATTTCGTTGAGCTATGCCGCCCAACCCAGGCCCGAGGGACTGGCGCAGGCGTTCATCGTCGGTCGAGAGTTCATCGCCGGGGACCGCAGCTGCCTCATACTGGGGGACAACATCTTCTACGGCCAGGACCTGAGCGGCGTCCTTCAGCAGGCGGCGAGCCAGAGAGAGGGAGCGACGATTTTCGGCTATCATGTCATGAACCCGACGGCCTACGGCGTCATCGCCTTCGATGCCGCGGGCGCTCCCGAGTCCATCGAGGAGAAGCCGTCGCGTCCGGCCTCCAACTACGCCGTCACGGGGCTCTACTTTTACGACCAGCGAGTCGTCGATATCGTGCGAGAGATCCGACCGTCCGCACGGGGCGAGCTCGAGATTACCGATGTCAACGCCTGGTACCTCCGAGCCAAGGCCCTCCGAGTGGAGATCCTTCGGCGCGGTACGGCCTGGCTCGATACCGGTACCCACGAGTCCCTTTTGAAGGCGAGCATGTTCATTGAGACTATCGAGCAGCGTCAGGGCCTCAAGATCGGGTGTCCGGAGGAAATCGCCTTCCGTATGGGCTACATCGATGCGCCTCAGCTCGAGTCGCTGGCCCATGCCATCAGGACGAGCCCATATGGCGAGTACCTCCAGCGGGTGCTGAGCGAGGTCTCCCCTCAGTGAACGTGGCACAGACGAGCATTCCAGGAGTCCTGCTGATCGATACGATTGTCCACCGGGACTACCGCGGCCTGTTCGTGGAACTGTGGAGTGAAAACCGCTACGCCGCGATGGGCATCCCCGAGGTGTTTCGCCAGGACAATCACAGTCAGTCGGTCGGTGGCTCGCTGCGGGGACTGCACTATCAGATCGAGCAGCCGCAGGGGAAGCTGGTACAGTGTCTCACCGGATCCGTGTTCGATGTTGCCGTCGACCTGCGACGTTCCTCGCCGACCTTTGGACGGTGGCTCGGGGTGACGTTGTCGGCCCAGACGCATCAGCAGCTATGGATTCCGGCCGGCATGGCGCACGGTTTCTATGTCCTGAGTGAGTCGGCGGACGTCATCTACAAGTGCACTGAGGCCTATTCCCAAGCAGCCGAGCGCTGCATCCGGTGGGACGACCCGACCCTCGCGATCGACTGGCCGCTGGTGGCCGGGACTAGTCCTCGTCTCTCACCCAAGGACGCGGCCGGACTCCTCTTGACTGAGGCACCGACCTTCCCTTGAACGCATCGCCACCCGTTTCGACGCTGCTGACCGGCGCGGGCGGCCAGCTTGGCCGGGAGCTTCGGGCCGCCACACCGGAAGGCTGGGCTCTACTCCCCTACACCTCGGCCATGCTCGACGTTACCTCTGCGGAGGCGGTTGAGGCGATCCTGACTGCCGTGCGCCCCCAGGTGGTCATCCATGCCGCGGCCTACACTGCGGTGGATGCGGCGGAGAACGATCCAGAGCGGGCCCGGCTGGTGAACACGCGAGGTGCCGCCAACGTGGCCGAGGCGGCCCGACGAATCGATGCGCGGATGGTCCATATCTCCACTGATTACGTATTCGGCGGAACGCAGGGGCGTGCCTACCTGCCGGATGATGCACCAGCACCCCTGTCGGTGTATGGACGCTCGAAACTCGACGGGGAGCGAGAGGTGGTACGCTGTCGTCCCGAAGCAGTCATCCTCCGGAGCGCCTGGCTGTACTCATCCCATGGAAGCAACTTCGTCCTGCAGATGCTCGAGCGGATGCGAGCCGGGCAGGCATTGCGAGTGGTCAGCGATCAGGTGGGCTCTCCTACCTGGGCCCGCTCGCTGGCAGACGCCGTATGGCGAGCGGCTGCACGGCCCGAGGTTCACGGTGTCCACCATTGGACCGATGCTGGGGTCGCGACTTGGTACGATTTTGCCGTCGCTGTCCAGGAGGAGGCGATGACGCTGAATCTTCTCACCAATGGAGTATCGATCATGCCGGTCACCTCGGATGACTATCGGACAGCGGCTCGCCGTCCTGGCTTCAGCGTGCTGGACAAGCGTGCAACCTGGGCCGCACTCGACCTTCCAGTGCATCACTGGCGGGTAAATTTGCGGCGAATGCTGCAGGAGCTCGCCGGTGCGTAGCCTCCTGGTGACCGGCGGAGCCGGCTTCATCGGAAGCAACTTCGTCCGCTATTGGCTCGAGCGGCATGCCGATGATCACGTCATTGTCCTGGACAAGCTTACCTATGCCGGCAACCTGGTCAGCCTCGCCGACCTGCGCGCTGACCCGCGGCTGAACTTTGTCCACGGCGATATCCGCACTCCTGGGCTGGCCGAGCGCCTGCTGCGCCAGCATAAGGCGACGATCCTGGTCCATTTTGCGGCCGAGTCACACGTGGACCGCTCGATCGTCAGCCCGGAACAGTTTCTGGAGACAAACGTGCTCGGCACCCATGTTCTGCTGGAGGCTGCCCGAGCGGTCGGACTCGAGCGGTTTCATCACGTCTCCACCGATGAAGTATATGGGTCCCTGGATAGTGGCGAACCGGCATTCACCGAGAACTCGCCTTATGAGCCTAACTCACCATATGCCGCGAGTAAGGCGGCTTCCGACCATCTGGTCCGGGCCTATCATCATACGTACGGAGTTCCGACCACCGTGACCAACTGCTCGAACAACTACGGCCCCTACCAGTTTCCCGAAAAGCTCATTCCGCTGATCGTATTGAATGCCTTGCAGGGAAAGCCATTACCCATTTACGGGGATGGCCTGAACGTTCGCGACTGGCTCCACGTGGAGGACCACTGCCGAGCCATCGACCTGGTGCTCCGGTCGGGGAAAGTGGGTGAGGTGTACAATGTCGGCGGAGACAACCAATGGAACAACCTGGCGCTTGTCCAGCTGCTGTGCCGGCTCCTGGACGAGACCTTTGCCGGCACGCCTACTCTCGGCGGCCGATTCCCCCTGTGCCCCGCCTCTCGGCAGCAAACGGCCAGCCTGATCAGCTTCGTGCAGGACCGCCCGGGTCACGACCGCCGGTACGCCGTCGACTCCGAGAAGATTCGGACGAGCCTCGGATTCGTGCCGGGGGAAGCCTTCGCGAACGGCCTCCGCAATACGATTCAATGGTACTTGCAGAATGAAGCGTGGTGGAACACAGTCATGACCGGCGCGTATCGCGATTGGATCCGGCACTGGTATGGACAGGACGCGTGACTTCCCATCTACCTTCCCGCATTTTGGGCCCCGTTGGCTGAGATAATCCTCCGGATTGACTCGTGGAGACGAGGGAAGGCAAGCCCGACCGAATGACGACCCCCGACACCGTGATCATCCGTGCGGCGGCTTTGGTACGCGCATGCAACCGATCGCCCGCTGGCTTCCCCAAGGAGCTGCATCCAGTCTCGCTGACGCCGCTGATCCACTGGGCGTTGGGCGAAGCCGCCGACGCGGGCCCCTGGCACGAGCCATCGTCGTCATCAATCCGGCTAAGCCCATTCTGGGCGAGGTGGCGCGGGTCTCCGGGCGACATGGTTTCCAGGTAGAGTTGGACTCGCAGGATCGCCCGGCCAGCCTGGGAGACGCGATGGCTCGGGCACGGCCCCGAATCGGCGAGCGACCGTTCGCGGTAGTGCTGCCGGACAATCTGTTCCGCGGTCCCGACCAAACATCGGCCGTGTTGGCGTCCTGGGATCGTTACATGCTCGCGAGCGCGCTGATCGCCGAGGTCTCGGCGGACGAGACGCAGAGCAAGAAGCGGGGGGCGCGCCCGGGTGCGCGAAGAACCCGACGGTTCGCTCAAGGTAACGGACTTGGCGGACAAGGGCCGCGGGCGGTTCGACACCGGCGGCGGTAGCCGGGCCGCGACCCCGATCGGAAAGTTCGTCCTGCCAGCCGCCACCTGGGGGGAGCGGGACGAGGTCGCGAGATCGCTGCCCCGGGTGGGGGGGGGACGACGTGCCGTTGCTTCAGCGCCTGGCGCGGCGGAACGCGCTAGTGGGCGCGCGGTGCATGGCGGAGTTCATCGACGTCGGGGTGCCCGAGGGATGGAAGGAGGCGGTGGCGGCATTTCCGCCGGTGCCGGCAGGCCGGTGAGCCGGCGGCGGTCGCCGGTTCGAGACGCCGGCTGACCAGTTCGGGCGTGATGGCGCTAAGGATTTACTTGAGGTCAGGTGTGATGTAAGCTGTCGCGGTGAGTGGAGTATCAGGTCGACGCTCTCGCTGCCTTGCTCGACTCGCCGGGGGTGAAGAACAGCTTCACCAGGAGCCGGAGAGAGAGCTTGGTCCACGAAGATCATCGTCAGCTCCGGCTTCTCCAGGTGCACGATGTCCTGGCCCCTCTCTGAACTTACTGCTCGACGAGGTGCTGGCCGCCATCGATGTCGAAGGTCGCGCCGGTCACTATTGTGTTTGTCATCAAGTGGACGGCAGGACGGCGATGTCGGCCGGGCCGACGACGCGCCGATCGGCAGCGTCGTGCGAAGCTGCTCGCGACGTGCTTCCAGCTGGTCGGTTCCCCCCTGGCGCACTTTGCTCGCGGCGTCCCGAGCGACCTGGAGCGGCAGTAGAAGATGGGCGTCGACCTCGCGGCGTGTCGTCAGTGGGGCGTAGTGGTGACCGGGGCCGGTGACCCGCACATGGTCGACTGGGGTGGGCAGCTCCTCGAAGAAGCTCGCCAGCCGCTCAAAGTCCATCGCGTCGAAGGCGGGGATGCTAGCAGCTCCGAGCTCGAGGCCAACGCGGTGCAGGCGATCCGGCTCGCGCGCCATCAGGATCGCCTCCGCTCCCGCCTCCCGGGCCCGCCGGGCCGTCTCGAGGCCAATCCCTCCGCTATCACCGGCCGGAATTAGCGGACAGCGGTCCCGCCGGTACCATCCGCTGCCCTCGGGGCCCATCATGGGTTACCTTATGCGTCTGATGCCCCGACTCTTCGGCTCCCCCCGGTTTGCCTCTCTGGTCCTGGGCGCCTTCATCATGGCCCAGCCGCTGGCGGGGTGTGCAGCGCTGTGCCTGGTCCAGCGACATCACGCGTCGCACCTGATGGCTGGCATGGATGGCGGGTCAACGGCGACGAGCCGCACTACCTGTCACAGCGGCGTCACCGACGCCGACCACATTACGTCGATCCAGGTACTATCGCCGATGGAGCCGGCAACGGACCCGGTCCTGGCCGAGCTTCCCAGCGAGGTGATGCAGCCGCTGGACGTGCGTCCGATCCTGCCTCCGCAGATTTCTTCCACGCCCGAACCGCCGCCCCCCCGCTCCGTCTGAACCCCAGATAACTCACTTGGACCTTCGCGCGCGACGGCTCCGCCGTCGGCGCGGCGTCTACCGCAACCCTGCGGCGACGCAGGGGCCTCAGATCCGGGAGCAGACGACATGCGAGCTGTGGCTTGCCTGTGCTTCATGCTTGGCCTTGCCGGCGGCAAGGTCGCCGCGCAGAACCCATCGGACCAGCCGGTCACGCTCGAGGGGCCCGGCGACGTCCAGGCGGTGACCGGCGAGGACGAACATCAGCTGTCCATCACGGGCTTCGGCGTCGGCGGCTACACCTACGATGGCAAGACCCACGACAACTCCGCCGCGGCTGGAAAGGTGGCCGTGGCGCTGTTCCGCGAGCTGACCGACAACCTGTACGTGTTCGGCCAGCTCACGACTTCGATTTCCGACCAGGCGGCGCAGGGCGAGGAGCCCACGACGGAGATCGAGATCGACAACCTGCTCGTGAGCTTCACGCCGAAAGGTGCGTCGAATCTCAACCTCACGTTCG belongs to Gemmatimonadales bacterium and includes:
- a CDS encoding sugar transferase, encoding MTLSPPLRPRLSVPTPERVRAPSSAEHQNAAVRLYLKLCRSYDTVIALGALIGLFVIDNLGRLPTGLDDFLGARLTVKNCLLAVIFANSWYLSCRWAGLYDWVHVKSRKSEALRVFGATSLGTLIAVIFPLTSKSGAFHIDLLLPFLALGTGLMLAWRAVLRSTTGSLGRTSRTLLIVGAGPRGQELRTLIKSEGNGEVNFLGFVDSDIEPGNSISPLCSLDGLERFLMGQELDEVLIALPVKSRYAEIQRTIQICERVGVPVKYSASLFAHTRREPRVEYSSSGPVLSVPAAAEGPRLLVKRAIDLFGAGLAAIVLSPLMVAIGVAIKLTSPGPVFFAQLRYGRDRRRFMMYKFRTMVDGAEDQQVQLEELNEVNGPVFKIRMDPRITPLGAFLRRTSLDELPQLWNVLRGDMSLVGPRPLPLRDVSRFQEAWLMRRFSMFPGITGLWQVSGRSDVAFDDWIQLDLAYIDRWSLILDLWILARTIPAVISGKGAS
- a CDS encoding helix-turn-helix transcriptional regulator — protein: MRCLTVQGISVSPWQWLRSVLRSVRALTDSDKAALYYWAPGQGPAAYGEGVSQEALNAYLKRFAALDPARNRALASGLEVWSSSQVLDHWELERSEYYRAFVLPFRLHDTLGLSVRLPAQQVEIFIGLYAEHPSAPTLIQRRLSLLEVILPTFRLAVRAHLAGDDSLAHLASVIDVTGQALVLFDLEGRELRNNPVMRRVLAQDDQRDLLQGYIRQVAEAVIATLRPGEADPKDNRSDGTRREVATTVAAYRLRGKPVGRNALDHPSAVLVSLDRVAFEIPAPDSLRARYGLTVRELQVASLLMHRLSNKEIARMLSISPHTARHHTENVLTKLKVRSRKALRRLVAGGAPEPAT
- a CDS encoding RuBisCO large subunit C-terminal-like domain-containing protein; this encodes MSALERSGALRITYRVSAAPGEIESRAEALLLEQTVELPRSAIRDRGIAQHILGRVERIEPDGPGQFRVEIVQPLATTAHDPAQLLNVIFGNSSLQADVMLADVALPDEASTWLPGPRLGIAGLRRLADAASRPLVATALKPMGLDPRQLAGLCRTFARAGIDLVKDDHGLADHAFSPFEGRVEACLRAVEDTAAETGHRALYVPNLAGTPERVLRQLEFARAAGAPAVMISPMIVGLPLLHQLASAAEGLPILAHPALAGVLRVEEPVLFGKLFRWYGADAVIFPHAGGRFSYSRETCSRLAGALRAPSLLARPAFPMPAGGIRLEQVPELLTFYGRDCILLIGGSLYEAGDALFDRTKALVDEVARAASEGPAAA
- a CDS encoding cupin domain-containing protein, with protein sequence MTIHIRQSDPFRWEGIAVSSYKPGGTHFAGITRQLLFDGGERLGCQLRYFEIQPQGYSSLERHQHEHAVMVIRGGGRALVGDRILDLGGHDLVRVPPLTWHQFRATGPEPLGFLCMVDCARDIPERPDDDALAQLRADPIIAEFLRL
- a CDS encoding O-acetylhomoserine aminocarboxypropyltransferase/cysteine synthase family protein, with protein sequence MASATASHRFGFETRMLHAGHIPDGLTGSRAVPIYQTTSYVFDDVDTAAQLFELKEYGHIYTRIGNPTTAVLEERIASLENATGAVATASGMAAQFVALMTLLAPGDEVVASAHLYGGTVTQLTHTFRKLSVDVRFVDPTDLGAWERAITPRTRALYGETIGNPRGSILDLGALAALAEAHRIPLVIDNTFATPYLCRPIDWGATIVLHSATKFIGGHGNSIGGLILESGKFDYSDFPTVAAPSPSYHGLRFYDTFGHYGFLMKARAETVRDTGACISPTNAFLLLQGLETLALRMERHVANARAVAEFLRDHPRVAWVSYAGLADHPDHALAQKYLGGRPGAVFAFGLDAGDARAAGRRFIESLQLFSHLANVGDARSLVIHPASTTHQQLNEAELERAGVAPELIRLSVGLETLEDLLWDLDQALRATSA
- a CDS encoding CoA-binding protein — translated: MGPGSSLACDIGLNTGLTPAQRRRYQDVTTIRRVLAESRTIAVVGLSSEPQKASQFVASYLQHVGYRIVPVNPRGGRILGEPVYPDLAAVPGALDLVVLFRPPAEAPGFARQAVALGARALWLQLRIVNFEAAELALGAGLDVIMDKCIKMEHGRFAGTLHWGGMNTEIVSARKGRLPQPRSHA
- the rfbA gene encoding glucose-1-phosphate thymidylyltransferase RfbA: MVGRKGIVLAGGTGSRLRPVTLAISKQLLPIYDKPMIYYPLSTLMLSGIRDILVISTPEDLPAFHRLLGDGERWGISLSYAAQPRPEGLAQAFIVGREFIAGDRSCLILGDNIFYGQDLSGVLQQAASQREGATIFGYHVMNPTAYGVIAFDAAGAPESIEEKPSRPASNYAVTGLYFYDQRVVDIVREIRPSARGELEITDVNAWYLRAKALRVEILRRGTAWLDTGTHESLLKASMFIETIEQRQGLKIGCPEEIAFRMGYIDAPQLESLAHAIRTSPYGEYLQRVLSEVSPQ
- the rfbC gene encoding dTDP-4-dehydrorhamnose 3,5-epimerase, encoding MNVAQTSIPGVLLIDTIVHRDYRGLFVELWSENRYAAMGIPEVFRQDNHSQSVGGSLRGLHYQIEQPQGKLVQCLTGSVFDVAVDLRRSSPTFGRWLGVTLSAQTHQQLWIPAGMAHGFYVLSESADVIYKCTEAYSQAAERCIRWDDPTLAIDWPLVAGTSPRLSPKDAAGLLLTEAPTFP
- the rfbD gene encoding dTDP-4-dehydrorhamnose reductase gives rise to the protein MNASPPVSTLLTGAGGQLGRELRAATPEGWALLPYTSAMLDVTSAEAVEAILTAVRPQVVIHAAAYTAVDAAENDPERARLVNTRGAANVAEAARRIDARMVHISTDYVFGGTQGRAYLPDDAPAPLSVYGRSKLDGEREVVRCRPEAVILRSAWLYSSHGSNFVLQMLERMRAGQALRVVSDQVGSPTWARSLADAVWRAAARPEVHGVHHWTDAGVATWYDFAVAVQEEAMTLNLLTNGVSIMPVTSDDYRTAARRPGFSVLDKRATWAALDLPVHHWRVNLRRMLQELAGA
- the rfbB gene encoding dTDP-glucose 4,6-dehydratase, which codes for MTGGAGFIGSNFVRYWLERHADDHVIVLDKLTYAGNLVSLADLRADPRLNFVHGDIRTPGLAERLLRQHKATILVHFAAESHVDRSIVSPEQFLETNVLGTHVLLEAARAVGLERFHHVSTDEVYGSLDSGEPAFTENSPYEPNSPYAASKAASDHLVRAYHHTYGVPTTVTNCSNNYGPYQFPEKLIPLIVLNALQGKPLPIYGDGLNVRDWLHVEDHCRAIDLVLRSGKVGEVYNVGGDNQWNNLALVQLLCRLLDETFAGTPTLGGRFPLCPASRQQTASLISFVQDRPGHDRRYAVDSEKIRTSLGFVPGEAFANGLRNTIQWYLQNEAWWNTVMTGAYRDWIRHWYGQDA